Proteins from a genomic interval of Puniceicoccaceae bacterium:
- a CDS encoding low molecular weight phosphatase family protein, producing the protein MFICTGNYYRSRYAEALFNHQKGIPLSHWRAFSRGLMIECAPQSISPHTRNAIQSKGITDDCYESLPTALTLADLKRADLVVALKREEHHAMMQHQFPEWVERIRYWDVHDLDVWSPAQTLPAIETRVQSLIAELSTSSKK; encoded by the coding sequence TTGTTCATTTGCACCGGAAACTACTACCGGAGTCGCTACGCGGAGGCCCTGTTCAATCACCAGAAGGGGATTCCGCTTTCGCATTGGCGGGCTTTTTCACGGGGTCTGATGATCGAATGCGCGCCGCAGTCGATTTCACCCCACACCCGCAACGCCATTCAAAGCAAAGGCATAACAGACGACTGCTACGAATCCCTCCCCACCGCGCTCACCCTCGCCGATCTCAAACGTGCGGACCTCGTTGTCGCACTCAAACGCGAGGAACACCATGCCATGATGCAGCACCAGTTCCCCGAGTGGGTGGAGCGCATCCGCTATTGGGACGTACACGATCTCGATGTCTGGAGTCCCGCTCAAACACTGCCCGCCATCGAGACACGAGTGCAGTCGCTCATCGCTGAACTCAGCACCTCATCGAAAAAATAA
- a CDS encoding transcriptional repressor, translating to MQLETHAKEKLERALERKGLRATRQREQVFSVVLASDDHPSADLVYARVKESCPTISLATVYNCLETLVDCDLIRQVNFEREPSRFCQAKDHSRHHAHFHCQETGKVIDVHLPNAFIENLSQFLPKGYSIEKIDLTLSGRCCEPEMSVPENTH from the coding sequence ATGCAACTTGAAACACATGCAAAAGAAAAGCTGGAACGTGCGCTGGAACGGAAAGGACTGCGCGCGACCCGACAGCGGGAGCAGGTCTTTTCGGTCGTTCTGGCATCGGATGATCATCCGTCCGCAGACCTGGTCTATGCACGCGTCAAAGAATCCTGCCCCACGATTTCGCTTGCGACAGTCTATAACTGCCTGGAAACCCTCGTTGACTGTGACTTGATCCGACAAGTCAATTTTGAAAGGGAGCCATCGCGCTTTTGCCAGGCGAAGGATCATTCGAGGCATCACGCCCACTTCCACTGCCAGGAGACGGGCAAAGTCATTGACGTTCATCTACCAAACGCATTTATTGAGAATCTTTCTCAATTTCTGCCAAAGGGGTATTCCATTGAAAAAATTGATCTCACCCTGAGCGGACGCTGCTGTGAGCCGGAGATGTCAGTGCCTGAGAACACGCACTGA
- the sufC gene encoding Fe-S cluster assembly ATPase SufC: MSNQLEIRNLNASIAGQPILKDFSLVIPKGEVHALMGPNGTGKSTLAKVIAGHEDYEVESGEILVDGVNVLGMEPDEIAHKGVFLAFQYPMEIPGVTIANFIRAALQGRMEEGAKFDAPGYYRELYAKMDLLKMDRSFTSRSLNEGFSGGEKKRCEILQMAMLKPAYCIMDETDSGLDIDALKIVSNGVNLMRNEDRGILVITHYQRLLDYIVPDKVHVMWDGRIVQTGDKELAKELELKGYDWVKDSLVGA; this comes from the coding sequence ATGTCGAACCAGTTAGAAATTCGAAATCTCAACGCCAGCATTGCGGGACAACCGATTCTCAAGGATTTTTCGCTTGTGATTCCCAAGGGCGAAGTTCATGCCCTCATGGGACCCAACGGTACCGGAAAGAGCACGCTCGCGAAGGTCATCGCAGGGCACGAAGACTACGAAGTGGAGTCGGGTGAGATTCTTGTGGACGGAGTGAACGTTTTGGGAATGGAGCCGGATGAAATTGCACACAAAGGTGTGTTTCTGGCATTCCAGTATCCCATGGAAATACCGGGAGTGACCATCGCCAACTTCATTCGTGCTGCATTGCAGGGGCGTATGGAGGAAGGTGCCAAATTTGACGCTCCAGGCTACTACCGCGAGCTGTATGCAAAAATGGATCTGCTCAAAATGGATCGCAGTTTTACCTCACGTTCCCTGAATGAAGGTTTTTCGGGAGGAGAGAAAAAACGTTGCGAGATCCTTCAGATGGCGATGCTCAAACCCGCTTACTGCATCATGGACGAAACCGACAGTGGGCTGGACATTGATGCGCTCAAGATCGTGTCCAACGGGGTGAACCTGATGCGCAACGAAGACCGCGGAATTTTGGTGATCACGCACTACCAGCGCCTGCTCGACTACATCGTACCGGACAAGGTTCACGTGATGTGGGATGGACGCATTGTCCAGACAGGTGACAAGGAACTTGCCAAGGAACTGGAATTGAAGGGCTATGACTGGGTGAAGGACTCCCTTGTCGGAGCCTGA